In Pomacea canaliculata isolate SZHN2017 linkage group LG12, ASM307304v1, whole genome shotgun sequence, a single genomic region encodes these proteins:
- the LOC112553294 gene encoding uncharacterized protein LOC112553294, giving the protein MDRISKPTSAKQPRISQKAVVLHEEQADIAVEPSCSITVPDSPTKAELKMEITNLKEKLSSLMEELEKKETKKRSRNRRSQKKAKKATILKQLSTILPSESMTFFTSQLRENNKSKNGYRWTENDKVTALSLLHTSLKAYRLLKKIFLLPSVSTLKRTMQKIKIYPGFSEKILEGLKVKIAAYPPNSNLCALLIDEMTIKEQVKYNEEKNEVEGFEDFGSDSRTHLIANHATVFMLRGLISSWKQPIGYFLSSGPMPSERQFDLIKECVNKVQGAGLKVKVIIADQGANNRKTFEKQFNISESHPFLLHNNGKIFFMYDPPHLLKNIRNNLKKHGFLVNGSLCSWEHVENFFKFDKQNSVRMAPKLTEKHMILPPFSKMNVLLAAQVLSHSVAAGISTLVQFGTLPGAAKQTALFIERFDQLFNAFNSSRLSSGRQMGHAMSRSSGHKEFFCDTLQWLRTVETPSSNALPCLTGWKMTVQALLELFDELQTNHGISFLLTDRLNQDCLENFFLAFGEKGDIYIIPLQNSLDYSSVSS; this is encoded by the exons ATGGACAGAATATCCAAACCTACCTCTGCAAAGCAGCCCAGGATTTCACAGAAAGCTGTAGTCTTGcatg aagaacaagcagataTTGCAGTTGAGCCTTCATGCTCTATAACTGTGCCAGATTCTCCTACAAAAGCTGAATTAAagatggagatcacaaatcttaaagaaaaactcagCAGCCTGATGGAAGAGcttgaaaagaaggaaacaaaaaagcgtagcagaaacagaaggagccaaaagaaagcaaaaaaagctaccattttaaaacaactgtctACCATTCTTCCATCTGAGAGCATGACATTTTTTACATCACagttaagagaaaataataagagCAAGAATGGATATAGATGGACAGAGAATGACAAAGTAACAGCTCTCTCTTTGCTTCATACAAGTCTGAAGGCCTATCGtttgctgaagaaaatttttttgctCCCTTCTGTATCAACATTGAAGAGGACGATGCAAAAAATCAAGATTTACCCAGGatttagtgaaaaaatattagaaggACTCAAGGTGAAAATAGCTGCATATCCTCCAAACTCAAATCTGTGTGCTCTACTGATAGATGAAATGACTATTAAAGAACAAGttaaatataatgaagaaaaaaatgaagtagaaGGCTTTGAAGACTTCGGGAGTGACTCAAGAACACACCTCATAGCCAATCATGCTACAGTGTTTATGTTGAGAGGATTGATATCTTCCTGGAAACAGCCAATTGGCTATTTTCTCTCAAGTGGACCAATGCCCAGTGAAAGGCAGTTTGACCTGATCAAAGAATGTGTGAATAAAGTGCAGGGTGCTGGTTTGAAGGTGAAGGTGATCATAGCAGACCAGGGGgcaaacaatagaaaaacatttgaaaagcagtttAATATATCAGAAAGCCATCCATTCTTATTACATAATAACGGGAAGATCTTTTTCATGTATGATCCCCCACATCTTCTAAAAAACATACGTAACAATTTAAAGAAGCATGGTTTTCTTGTGAATGGCAGTTTGTGCTCTTGGGAACATGTGGAAAACTTTTTCAAGtttgacaaacaaaattctGTGCGAATGGCACCAAAGTTAACTGAAAAACACATGATCCTTCCCcctttcagtaaaatgaatgttttgttgGCTGCACAGGTTCTGTCTCACTCAGTTGCAGCTGGGATATCAACATTAGTGCAGTTTGGAACACTTCCTGGTGCTGCTAAACAAACAGCACTATTTATTGAACGCTTTGACCAGTTGTTTAATGCATTTAACAGCAGCAGACTCAGTTCAGGAAGACAGATGGGTCATGCAATGTCACGATCATCTGGGCATAAAGAGTTTTtctgtgacactttgcaatggttgcgcactgttgaaacaccctcatccaatgcactaccttgtctgacagggtggaagatgactgtgcaggctctgcttgagctttttgatgagcttcagacaaatcatggtatttcattCCTTCTTACAGATAGACTGaatcaagactgcttagaaaacttttttcttgcattcgGGGAAAAGGGGGACATCTACATAATcccactgcagaacagtttagattattcttccgtcagctcatga